The Saccopteryx leptura isolate mSacLep1 chromosome 5, mSacLep1_pri_phased_curated, whole genome shotgun sequence nucleotide sequence GGAGATGACCTACGAGGAGATCAAGGACACCTACCCCGAGGAGTACGCTCTGCGTGAGCAGGACAAGTACTACTACCGGTACCCCACCGGGGAGGTGCGTGTGCTGGCTCCGCTCCCCTTCCACCCGGGGCCCCTGTCCATTCAGCGAACAGGGGTTGGGTGCAGCTTCTGGGAGCTGTGCTTGGAGGGGCTCACAACGGTCCTTCAGAGGCCGGACTGTCAGGCGAGGCCAAGAGAAGGCTGCTGGGCACCCTGGGGACTTTCCTAGTCACCAGGTGTGCACAGTGAGCCATGCCCTGTCCCAGAGCTTGTTCCTACACTCATTCCTTTGAATTGGGTCTTTCTAAACTTAGCCTTGTGTACAACTCCAAGAGAAGTGCAACTGTACTTTCTTGTGAGCAACAGTAAGATAAGTGTTTCTCAAATGACATACGTAAGTGTGGAAAAAACAACAGTCGTGGGTGATTATTCACTCAACGTAAGTGTTCTCCTCTTGACTGCAAGCGAGATGGCAGACTTGTCATCTCAAGTCACTTGTGGTGACTGACTTGACACTGATGGGGGCGTTCCCCAAAGGCCATGTCTCTCTGTTCTGATGAGTGAGCAGCTGCTTGGAGCCCTGGGCAGAGAGTGTGGGATGTAGGAGAAGCTCTGGGGGTCCACTGCGTGGTGCCACCTGGCGGGAGTCCTTCCTGTCTGTGGCCTGGCATCGCCCAGttctcccagagccccaggtgttgtccttccttttgtctcATCCGGGCCCTCGTTCCCTGGGACTTGGTTagtaagagaagaaaggagacagagagagactggtGTAAATGGGAGCCTTGGTGGTCTCAAAAGTCATAGGCCtgcctcttcttttttgtttattggcattaaatttatataaaattcactcttttaaCCACTTGATGGTACACAatccagtggtttttagtatattcacaatactgtgtaaccatcaccactaatTCTAGACCGTTCCGTCACTCCACAAAGAAACCTCAAGCCGATTAGCTGTCTGTCTGATTCTCCCACGCCCAGGTCCTGGCACCCACAAATCTCCTTTCTGTGGAGTTTCATGTTCTGGACACTTTATATGAAAGGAGTCGCAGTATGTGAACTTctgtgcctggccttggccactagGTGCagtgtttttgaggttcatccacaTTCCGGCATGCTAGGACTTCTTTCCTCATTCCTGTGCAGAGGGCTAGGAAAGGGAATGGGAGGGGGAGGCCAGGTCTGTGTCCTCTCAGGATGACTTCTCCACGTCCTTACCAACACGTGGACGATATGCCTTTTCCAGGGAGCCATTTGAGTGGGTTCCCCAGGGCCTATAAGGGCTGCAGCACTTAAACACCCCTGTGTTCTGACGGTCAGGTGATTGCTTGACTGTTCTCTAGCTCATGATGAGGGGTGGCCGAGGCCCAAAGCTCTTAGCTTCCTGCGTGTGCTGCTCCAACATGGTGTCTGTACCTCTGTCTGGCAGTCCTACCAGGACCTGGTCCAACGCCTGGAGCCGGTGATCATGGAGCTGGAGCGGCAGGAGAATGTGCTGGTCATCTGCCACCAGGCCGTCTTGCGTTGCCTTTTGGCCTACTTTCTGGATAAGAGTGCAGGTGCTGCCATTCCCCAAAGCTTCCcaggggcttgggggaggggattGGAGCTGGTTGCGGTCcctgaaaggagggagggaaaccaGCCTCTTGAGTTTGGGGTGGCTCCTGAACTCATCCTCCTTCCCCAGCTCACACACAGGTTGTTGTGTGCTGCTGAGGACGAGGAAGACCCTCGACCTGCTGAGGGCCCGCACACCCAGCCCTTCCTTGCCAGACCCTAGGGAAGCTCCTCCTGACCCAGCACAAACTGAGGCACGGTGGGCCAACAGCTTCATGAAACAGCCTCCTACAAGACCTTTGTCCACTTGCTTCTCAGGGGTTTAGGAGAGAGACCAGCTCATCTATGGAACAGACAGCCCCCAAAACTCTTAACttaatatttaagtctgagtCTGCTCAAGGTTCGGCTGAATCCTCACACACCCAAGTTGTTTGgtgaattacttttatttttcactttaactCATTCTTTCAGAGCAGGGGTAgggtttgttttgattttgttcttAGGGCCAGGTGTCTTTTCTAGGGCCGTCTGCCTTGAGTGAGGATGTGTGAGAGGAGTGCCTGGCCAGGTCTCTGAGGGTCCAACCTGGTGGATTGCTCACTGAGGACATGGGAATGTCCATCCCCAATTCTTATATCTAATCATGGGGCCCTTTCTCTATTTTTCAGAGGAGATGCCTTACCTGAAATGCCCCCTTCACACGGTCCTGAAACTGACACCAGTTGCTTATGGTGAGTATGGTGATGCAGCCCAGGCCCAGTGAGACGTGCGGCCCTGGGATGGTGGCTCCTGCAGCTCTGGGGCTGTAAGCAGCTAATCCCCTTTACCAGAAGCTGCTCTCTCTCCTGCTAGGTTGCCGTGTAGAATCCATCTACCTGAATGTGGAGTCAGTGAACACACACCGGGAGAGGTCAGAGGTGAGTGGCATCCCCATGCTGCCCCCATCCCACGTGACAGCCCCAGTGCATGTGGATTCTCGGGAAGTCCCCAGTATTGTGTTGCTTGGAAACAGTGATGTCTGTCTTTCAGCGGGTTCTCACCGAGGTAGTGTGTGGGTACTGGAGGCCTGGGTGACTTTGTCCCCTCCCTGTGCTCAGCATCTGTGTGCTGTCTTTCTTGTGACTTCTTGgcgtcttttttctctttctgtgcatTCTTCCTCCATTTCTACTTGACCCAAGAAATGAGGATTAACAAGGGCAACATATTGTGCTCTTAAATGTAACCGTAGCACAAATACTGTTGCCTTTTcctgggggcagagggggggGCACAGCTAAAACGACTTTCGAGTTCCTGATTTACTGGTTAAAACGGGACCAGCAGATGTGCTCAGTCATCTCTATGCACTCAGGTACACAATTACCAAAAAAATGGTAACAGTGAGAAAGGAGTGAGACTTTAGAAACATCATTTGCAAATTACAGACACGAGGGATGGCAATTTCCTGAGACCTCAGTGCCTGCTGGCGTCTGATTTCCCTGTGGGGAGGTCTGAGATTTGGGGGCCAGCCTGGCAGGGTCTCCCAAGGGCAGACCCAGTTTCCCTCCAGGCATGTGTTGTGGAGGGAAGGTGGAATTTACTTTGTACCAGCTGTTGAAATGCAGGGCTTTGCCAGCATCAGTCCGACACTTTCCTGTACACTGGGTGTGACGTTCCTCTTTGTGCAAGGGACTTTCCTATTCCCAGGGAGCTTGGCCAGAAGATTCTGGCATTAAAATCCTGGCTTCTCCCGGCAGTtacttggctggttggctgacaTGCAGGAGGACGGTGTCCCTCGGCTCTGCGATGCTCCTTCTGAACGTGTGTGGGTGGCAGATGCTGCGCTTCCTCTAAGTTTGTGAGGAGCCGCCCCCCAGCCTGACCCCAAAGCAGTGGGGCCCTGCTGATTGGGACTCTGTTGGTCCCTGCACACAGTACGGTCTAGAACTGGGGCAGCTTCTTGGTGGACACAGACCCCAACTCAGGCTCCTGGGTCACGAGCGAGAATGATAGGCTGTGGGGATGACTCCAAACATATTGTCACTTGATTGGAATGCTAGTGTTTGGCCCTGGCTTGCCGTTTCTACCTCCCTGAGGTCTTCTCTGTCTTCAGTCTCCTGGCTAGCCTTGAAACCCGCCTTTCCTGTCCTGAACCAGCGTATAGCTATGGGACACAAGAGCTATACATGTCTGTTCTGCAgacacctcctcctccctgccctcctgtcTTGAGCCCTCAGCGGTTACCCAAGCCTCATGCCGGGGCCTCTCCCCTCACTCCCCTCTTTGAAGGCAGGCAGCATGGTTCTTTTCTCCCCCCTCATTACTGCTGCAATTGTATGACTGACTGTGCAGAACCCGTCTTGCTGTTCTTCCCTCATCTGCTTTGTGAATGCTGTGTTTATCTGGGTGGATGTCTTGGAATGATCCAGAAAAGGGGCTTGGGAGGAGATTACCCATTGGTCTTGCTGATTGGGAGATGCAAGACAGAACAGCAATCCCCTTGTCCCAGGGCCATTCACCTGGTGTTCAGCCTTCTTGTAGCAGTAAAATCCAGAAGCAAAGAcatgtgttttgtttggttttgatttttgggGCTTATTTACCTCCCCTCTCCTTGTAACTGTCGCCTTCTCTCCTTTGTCTTTGTCTCGCTTAGGACGCAAAGAAGGGACCTAACCCACTCATGAGACGCAATAGTGTCACCCCACTAGCCAGCCCCGAGCCCACCAAAAAGCCTCGCATCAACAGCTTTGAGGAGCATGTGGCCTCTACCTCCGCTGCCCTGCCCAACTGCCTGCCCCCGGAGGTGCCCACGCAGCTGCCCGGACAAGTGCGTTACCCCCGTTTTCCTTCCTTGCAGTCGTGTCTTCTGTCTGGGTGGGGAGGAGACCACCCGTGTGGCCGTGGCCATGGCCTCCGACCAGGCCTGCATgtgggtggtgggaggagagaaCAGGGGACAGACAGCCTCTGAAGTTTGTGACCCCTCGGAGGCCCACGGGCAGTGCCTTCCAGACCGTGGTTGTGAGTGTGCACACTGCCTTCTGAGCAGAGCAGTCTTCACTGGGAGAACCGAGCAGAGCAGTAATGGTGGTGCGTGGCCCTGCCCATTCATGGATAGGTTGTTCTAAAACAGAGTTGAAGGCAGCGCCCCGACTTCAGGACCTCCGTGCAGCTCAGTGCTGCTGGCTTCTGCGTGGCCTGAGGACGTCTTGGCTGCCCCATACCCATGGCTGAGTATTTTTCCTTGCTTTCTTGCCACGGCTCGCCATTGTGGGAAAGCTGTAATCCAAGGGGGCCCGTGGAGTGTCCTCACCTGAGTCCACGTGGCCCAGTGAGAACCCAGGCAGTGTGACTCGGCTGTGGGGCCTGCACACAGCCACTTTCTCACATGGAACAGATACTTTAGCAGGCAGTcaaaacaccaaaaagaaaaacaacaactagGTTTCACTTACTTTATTCACTATGAAGTTCAAACACTGGGAGATCTTCGCTGTTGGAcctaaaatttgtttttagaaaaccATTTTCTTCAACAACAGCTAAAAATCTGTGAGATAGAAATCTCTGGGCACAAATGTGGTTCTTCCCAGGGGTTTCCCCCACCTCCACTCAGCAGGCCTGGTCTCTTACTGATAAGGCAGGAGcacattttgaattgatttgttGCCAATGCAGAGAGGCCTACAGACTCCCTGCATTTTGCTGGAGCTCATTTAAATCCTGTGTCTGGAAATGTGATACGGGGGCCAGTACTGTGCAGCCTCAGGGCGGTCGCTGAACCTCTCCGGgcctcaacttcctcatctgtgGAATCGGGAGGCAGCACCTACTACCAAAGCAGGTCGAACGAGGGAGTGAGTGCTGAGCGCTGAGCACAGTGGTGTCTGCGGGGCACTCACTGTAGGAGTTTACTGTCAGGTTACCTCCCTCCCCACTCATTTAAAATGAGTGGGTTGTACTTGGAGATAGTGAATTTATCCTTCTTTCAGGTCTAAAATTAGAGGTGTTTTTTATGAAAACTGAGAACTGAAGTTATACGTGGTGTGCCTGTGACACTGTTTTGGTGTAAACTGTGGGGTCGTGGTTGGAAGTTTAGAGGCCCCTGTCACCACCACTGGGGGGACTGGTGCGGTGTGATGTGGGGCTTCACTGTCCCAGCTTACAGAGTTCTCAGAGCTGGAGCCTCCAACTTTGACAGGACTGTCCTTCAGGGTTGCAAGCTGAATCCTCAGGGAGTCTGGAAGCTGGGCTGGACTGGGAGAGTCCCACCAGAGCGTGTCCTGATTTCTCTTGACTCTGGCTTTGTACCCTGTTCCTCTACTGACCTTTCTCTCAACCTTTTCTCTCTGCAGCTTTTGCTAGGGAAAGCCTGTTTGTAAGTATTTTTCTCTGAATAATTTTACTGCTAGCACCTCTTTCTCCTTGCTTGCCAGTGTGGCCTCTTGCTTGTTAAAATGTCGAGGATAACGATGGTTTTTTGAAATCtggcagagggagaagggggttcGTGAGTTTTTAGCTAAGGACCAAGAAGTAATTATGGCTCAgctgctttctgtgtgtgtgtcctgctgcTGCAGTGGCTGCAGCTGGCCCCTCCTCACTCCCTCTGGAGTCTTGGGTTAGCACTAAATCTCGTGCGTCCCTCTGAGGTCAGACTTTGGAGGTCAGGTCAGGTCTTGTGCCTGCTACCATTGTCTTTTTGGTTCTGTGTCTCTCCTGGAAGAGTGCTTTCATTTTGAGAGGAACTTACCCAGAGCCTAGTCTGCAAAACAAATAGACCCTGCTGCCTCCCAGggacacccccacaccccctcctctgACACACACAGTACCCCCAGGGCAGGATCCCCACACTCTGGAGAAGTTTGTTTGGAACCCATTGTTTGGGATCAGGTTGTCCTATATGGAAACCTGATCAACCTTAATAGTCTTCTTCAGGACTGGGAGCAGCTTTCGAATTAGACCTACTTGGTTTCCCCTTTCCTACAACCAGAGCTCTCTGCAGAAAGCTTGGTTAAGTGTCACCTAGTGTTTCCATTGTTTCTGTGGTCCCCAACTACAGAGGGAACCGAGGCTTTTATCTTGCAGTTTTAGTAGTGGCCACCATGAagtttctccctccccacccctcagatCACACCTGCCCATGTTCCCCTTTGCTGATTGGGGTACCTTGACTAAATCACAAAGAAGCAGAGAGAGCTTGAGGAGTTCAGCCTAATAAGCTTAAAAGCTTGGTTTGTTCTGGGAAAATAGGCTTGTTTGGCATCATGCTTAGATTAGGTGGCAGCACCTGTAGTGAACTATATATATTTCATCATGCTCTACTGCTCGTGGAACATGTGCTTGTGCATATCTCGTGTCTTTGATCTTTAAaataaacccaggatgtctgcagaGAAGTTCCTATCCCTGTTTACCAGATGAGGCCCAGGTGAAGTCGCTCGCGCATGGTCATCCGGCCAGTCATTAGCAGAACCAggacttacccagggctccagtccTGAGGGCTGGCTGTCTTCTCGAGGATGGTTTCCAGGAACAGCCTGCCCCTGGCCTGGTGCGCTTGCAGCCTGTGAGGCAGTCCCTGGAGCTGTCTGATTTCCTTGTCAGCTCTTGCAGCCGCTCTCATGCAGCTGCTTCCCATGGCTGAGCTGTGTTGACGCTGTGGGCATGTAGCAGCCCTATAATCTGTGCATCTCCTGTTCCTTGACCTGTGGCCTGATGTTGCCTGGAAAGAAATCTTTCTGCTGCGAGCGGGCCATTCAGACACTTCTCCCACCTACTAAGGTTGAACTTGCCCACCTCTCAGGCTAATGCCCCTTTGGCTAaactccatctagttctctggaCCCTTCAACCTGCATTCCACTCTGGGTCTCAGTGTTCAGCCCAGACTGGGAGTACGAGcccttgtctggggctgctgACCCCAAAACATATATTAGAGTTACACTGAGAGGTTGGGATCATGGCTCTACTCCCCCGTCTCTCAGGAGCTCTGGGCGAGGCAGTGCAACTCTGGGACTCCAGtgtcctcacctataaaatggaggAAGGAATGTCATGAGATGTTTTGATAATGTAGCACTTAGAGCATCCCCTGGGATCTTAAGCGTTGTGGCTTGAGACTGTCTGAGTGTGGTTTCCCGGTAAAGCGGGCATGTCAGCCCAGCCTCGTGTGGTGCCCAGCAGCCCTTTCCTGGGGGCTccttcagtgcttggggccagcCACTTCCCACACAGCCTTGCTTTTGAGATTTCAAATGCACGGTAAAAACAAAATAGTACTaaggatgttttgtttttcttttccaacatgTTTCTTCCTTTACCCCCATTATGCTTGAAAGACGAACTGTCTGTTACATTTTCTCAAAGTTTTCTCCTTACTAATCTTGGAAAGGTAAATGGCTCGGTGCATGCCTCTCTTTGTCCCCTCCACATCTCTCTGAGTCATGGCATCTGCCTGGCAGGGCGTCTTGGACTGTGTGAAGACTGGCCATTGTCAGATATGTGACTCATACACCCTGTGCCAGAGAACTTGTGAATTTTCAGATCAGCGCCATTGTCTTGAGGTCCCCTCTCttgcttccttctttccctccatgTGTCCTGAGCCAGGGCCACCATGAGTGAATGGTTTGACATAGCCTGTGCCTGCAGCCCCCAGTGTCATTGTTCCATTGCCATCATTTGGGGGTGCCTGGAGCCTTGGGTTTGGTGTGTGAGGGTGGGTTGGAGCCCGTGGGGCAGAGGGGCACGGCAGCACCTTGCTCTCTAACCCACGTTGGCTGGGTCCTCTCTGCTTGCCAGATTATAGGGCCTTCCCCAGCACACTCCCCCCATTCTTAGAGGCTCTTTGATGCACTCGTGGCTGGAGGGTCGGGTTGCCCGGGCTCCTGAGTCTGGCTGAGAGCAGGCTCAGATCTGGGCTTCAATACCACCAGCCTGGGGTCCTCTTCTGCAGGGATTTCTGCACCAAGGCCCTGGGTTCTGCATGGGAGAGGAGTGGGCTGAGGTGATCCTTGCGTTCTGTTTGCCTGGGTTCTGCTGTCTCCTCTGCTCCTTTAAGACAGTCTTGGTGTAGACACTCAAGAAAGgagagaatactttttaaaaactgtttcccTTTTTTGCAGGTAAATTAAGGAGGTTAGATAATGAGACTGCTGCTGTTCAGTGGCAGCTATTTCATCTGTCCTCAGctgattgaaaaacatttttaaggggTTTTTTATTCTGGCCAGCTTCTTATGGgtgaggtttctggcttggatTACTTTTATTAGAACAGGAAGAGAGCTTTAGTGACAGTGCCCACATCCAGCCAGCTTTAGCAACTGTGCTTCCAGATGCTGAGCCTGTGTTCCTAGAATCTGGACCCCAAGGGCCAAGGTGTGTGGCCCTGCTTGAACCAAGTTGGGAGGAGAGTTCTTATGCTTCTTTAGACGGCCCCCAGCACATCCTCTGCCTGGTGTGGCCAGCAAGACTGACCCGGGTCCAGACAGGGCAGCCCCAGGGCTCTCAAGGGCTGTGAGCTGAGGGTCCCTCAGGTGCTGGCTCCGTTGCTCCCCAGAACAGCTCTAGCCTACAGAGCTCCCTGCTGTCCCTACCCTCCTTTCCGTCTCCTGCAGACAGGTATCAGGTCTCTGCTACAAGGCCCTTCTCCCGTACGACTCTGGCTTTAACCTCCACCTGTTCTGGGGCAGCTACCACCAGTTTGGCTAATGATGGTCTTCCAGGGCCCTGCTTTTgttcagaggggagggagagtgaaGTCTCAATTGCATGGCTTTAGTCTTTTGCTTTAAAAACCTAGTCAACAGAAATAATCAttcccctttcccaccccttttttcTCCTGAAAATAGAACATGAAAGGCTCCCAGAGCAGCATCGACTCCTCGCGGACGCACTGAAGCAGGCCCATCGGTTCCATTCCATTTCCATTCCGGCAGCGTAGGTAGGGCTCTTCTCTCCACCCGAGGCTGGCGATCCCAAGGACTTCTCCTGCAGTGGGGCAGGGTGGCATAGAAGAGGGGTCTGCTGGTAAAAGCAAACCCATGCCCCCAGCAGCATTGGTGCAGCCAAGACCACAGCATGCCTTTTCTGTGCGAGCGCAGAATCCATGCTTCTGCATCCAGCTGCTGCTTCTGTGTCCAGCTGTGGCCACAGCTGGCTCTGCCCACTGTTTAGGGCTGCGTGACCTCACTGACTCACCAGTAGGCTTGATGAGGACAAAGAGAAATGGAGGAAGTGAGAGAAGGCCCTGAGGAGGGGACATCAGGCACCTCTGggctgttttgtttcatttctgtgaTCTTGGCCTGGAATATTTCTAGCTAGGGAGATGACACTGGTCCTGGAATTCTGAAATGAAAAGGTCCTAGATTTCAGTTGCTGAAGGTTCAGGATGTTGAAAACGTTCACAAGGCTCATTCATGCACCTTGGCCTGGAACATTGACTTGTGAAGACAGGATGCATGCTGGGATGGGGCCGTCTGGGAGAGCCAGTCTGGAGGTGAAGACAAACCCCTGAGCTGGACTTGCTTGTCGGCTAAGCAGTGGCCTCCGCATGACCACACCCTTCCCAGGCCTGTGCTTAGCCTCACCCGGTACTGAAGGACAGTATAGCTAAGTCGGCAAGAGGCCGTAGCCCCGGGGCCTCACCCTCCCGAGGA carries:
- the PFKFB3 gene encoding 6-phosphofructo-2-kinase/fructose-2,6-bisphosphatase 3 isoform X4, whose product is MDDFMKRISCYEASYQPLDPDKCDRDLSLIKVIDVGRRFLVNRVQDHIQSRIVYYLMNIHVQPRTIYLCRHGESEHNLQGKIGGDSGLSSRGRKFANALSKFVEEQNLKDLRVWTSQLKRAIQTAEALQLPYEQWKALNEIDAGVCEEMTYEEIKDTYPEEYALREQDKYYYRYPTGESYQDLVQRLEPVIMELERQENVLVICHQAVLRCLLAYFLDKSAEEMPYLKCPLHTVLKLTPVAYGCRVESIYLNVESVNTHRERSEDAKKGPNPLMRRNSVTPLASPEPTKKPRINSFEEHVASTSAALPNCLPPEVPTQLPGQNMKGSQSSIDSSRTH